A region from the Alphaproteobacteria bacterium genome encodes:
- a CDS encoding phosphatidylglycerophosphatase A, producing MSLKKQPLKFSSPAFLLATLFGLGKIPIMPGTFGSLVAAAEFTIYVKLFNLTLISAYLIHIALFVCLGTLATYFYCKDNSNQDPSEVIIDEYIGQYITQILCFIYCSFFIHNLATSYYLIIISFVFFRVFDITKPSLIGYCDKNVKGAIGVILDDIVAAIAAAICTIAFLSLINIFFYA from the coding sequence ATGAGCCTTAAAAAGCAACCACTTAAATTTTCTAGCCCAGCTTTTTTGTTAGCAACCTTATTTGGCCTAGGTAAAATACCAATTATGCCAGGTACATTTGGGTCTTTAGTCGCGGCGGCTGAATTTACTATTTATGTAAAATTATTTAACCTAACCTTAATATCAGCTTATTTAATACATATTGCATTATTTGTGTGCTTAGGTACTTTAGCTACATATTTTTATTGCAAAGACAATTCAAATCAAGACCCTAGTGAAGTTATTATAGATGAATATATAGGGCAATATATCACACAAATATTATGTTTTATATATTGCTCATTTTTTATTCATAATTTAGCAACTTCTTATTATTTGATTATTATAAGCTTTGTATTTTTTAGAGTTTTCGACATTACTAAGCCCTCATTGATAGGCTATTGTGATAAAAACGTAAAAGGTGCGATAGGTGTTATTCTAGACGATATAGTTGCCGCAATAGCTGCTGCAATATGCACAATAGCATTTTTAAGCCTTATAAACATCTTTTTTTATGCTTAA
- a CDS encoding CinA family protein, with the protein MLKLKYKSYLLCKKLKRENLTISLAESCTGGLLSSILTSYSGASSYFKAALIVYSNQAKSKLLNIDEALIQNKGAVSESVAIELCKNLIKQQKTDLALAITGIAGPKTDLSNKPVGLVYISLSKKNTTIAKKYNFSGNRSKIRKLSCLAAIDLIKENI; encoded by the coding sequence ATGCTTAAGTTAAAGTATAAATCTTATCTTTTATGTAAAAAACTGAAGCGAGAAAATTTAACTATCTCCTTGGCAGAATCATGTACTGGAGGGTTACTTTCCTCTATTTTAACCTCTTACTCAGGAGCTTCAAGCTATTTTAAAGCTGCGCTAATTGTTTATTCTAACCAAGCAAAAAGTAAATTACTAAATATTGACGAAGCTTTAATTCAGAACAAAGGCGCTGTAAGTGAGTCAGTTGCAATTGAATTATGCAAAAATTTAATAAAACAGCAAAAAACTGACTTAGCTCTTGCAATAACTGGCATAGCGGGTCCTAAAACAGATTTATCAAACAAACCTGTAGGTTTGGTCTATATAAGCTTAAGTAAAAAAAATACCACCATAGCAAAAAAATATAATTTTAGTGGCAATAGAAGTAAAATCAGAAAGTTATCCTGCCTTGCTGCAATTGATTTAATTAAAGAAAATATATAA
- a CDS encoding type II toxin-antitoxin system RatA family toxin produces the protein MPTHKESINLSYSREELCKLILDVEKYPEFLPWCSKCKIINKKSEEHFFAELEVHYKHFKKAYISEIKVIKNDELIEIKVKMVKGPFKRLINIWKLTEKNNLTELEFFIDIELKSFALQLMLKALFNNVYKKMLESFQARAKEIYG, from the coding sequence ATGCCCACGCACAAGGAGTCTATTAATCTTTCTTATAGTAGAGAAGAATTATGCAAATTAATCTTAGATGTGGAAAAATATCCTGAATTTTTACCTTGGTGTAGTAAGTGTAAAATTATTAACAAAAAATCAGAAGAGCATTTTTTTGCAGAGCTAGAAGTACATTATAAGCATTTTAAAAAAGCTTATATTTCCGAAATAAAGGTTATTAAAAATGACGAATTAATAGAAATAAAAGTAAAAATGGTTAAAGGGCCTTTTAAAAGGTTAATTAATATCTGGAAGTTAACAGAAAAAAACAACTTAACAGAATTAGAGTTCTTTATTGATATTGAGCTAAAATCCTTTGCTCTACAGTTAATGTTAAAAGCTTTGTTTAACAATGTTTATAAAAAAATGCTTGAGTCATTTCAAGCAAGAGCAAAAGAAATTTATGGTTAA
- the acs gene encoding acetate--CoA ligase: protein MELKIKDIADYQAKTKLAESNPNKFWANIAENFHWFKKWSKVSNCNMQNADNKWFIDGKTNISYNCLDRHLEDKAKENAIIWEANDPSEKNRYITYEELASETKKFANLLSANQINKGDRVCIYMPMIPEAIIAMLACARIGAIHSVIFAGFSANALEERINDCGAKLIITADLLKRGNKNLNLLDIVNKAVENTKAVKNIILYKRSDNLAKSTKNIIIWQDELSKFTEDNNAEHMDSEDPLFILYTSGSTGKPKGILHSIGGYMVYAAYSFQNVFQYKEKEIFFCTADIGWITGHTYMTYGPLLCGATILMFEGVPTHPNPSRFWQIIEKHNVNIFYTAPTAIRALMHQGLKHVENYKMPSLRVLGSVGEPINQEAWQWYYDNVGKGNSPIIDSWWQTETGGILISPLANITENPATYATKPLPGIEVALLNNKGDEITSTDKNGNLCIKKPWPSMLRTIWGDHERCKETYFNRFPGYYFAGDGAYKSKSGNFRITGRVDDVINVSGHRIGTAEVEDVINLHNLVSESAVIGYPHAIKGEAIQAFVIISETANNLTEEIINLIKDHIGSFAKPDKITIVSDLPKTRSGKIMRRILKKIVSNSSDYGDISTLVNPNIIKELEEAL, encoded by the coding sequence ATGGAATTAAAAATTAAAGACATAGCAGACTATCAAGCAAAAACTAAGCTTGCAGAAAGTAACCCAAATAAATTTTGGGCAAATATAGCAGAAAATTTCCACTGGTTTAAAAAATGGAGCAAAGTTTCAAACTGTAATATGCAAAATGCGGATAATAAGTGGTTTATTGATGGTAAAACTAATATTTCTTATAACTGTCTTGACAGGCATCTTGAGGATAAGGCGAAAGAAAATGCTATAATTTGGGAAGCTAATGATCCAAGTGAAAAAAATCGTTATATAACTTACGAAGAATTAGCTAGTGAGACTAAAAAATTTGCTAATTTATTAAGCGCCAATCAAATAAATAAAGGGGATAGAGTCTGCATTTATATGCCTATGATACCTGAGGCTATCATAGCAATGCTTGCATGTGCAAGAATAGGTGCTATTCACTCTGTGATATTTGCTGGCTTTTCTGCTAATGCTCTGGAAGAAAGAATCAATGATTGTGGCGCTAAATTAATAATTACAGCAGATCTACTCAAAAGAGGAAATAAAAATTTAAATTTATTAGATATTGTAAATAAGGCAGTAGAAAATACCAAAGCTGTAAAAAATATCATTCTTTATAAAAGAAGTGATAACTTGGCAAAATCCACAAAAAATATAATTATTTGGCAAGATGAATTAAGTAAATTTACTGAAGATAATAATGCAGAGCATATGGATTCAGAAGATCCTCTTTTTATATTATATACTTCAGGCTCAACCGGAAAGCCTAAAGGCATATTACATAGCATAGGAGGATATATGGTCTATGCTGCATATTCATTCCAAAATGTTTTTCAATATAAGGAAAAAGAAATCTTCTTTTGCACAGCAGATATAGGTTGGATTACAGGACATACTTATATGACTTATGGACCTTTATTATGTGGTGCAACTATTTTAATGTTTGAAGGAGTACCAACTCATCCAAATCCTTCTAGATTTTGGCAAATTATAGAAAAGCATAATGTAAATATTTTTTATACCGCACCTACCGCAATAAGAGCTTTAATGCATCAAGGACTTAAGCATGTGGAAAATTATAAAATGCCATCATTACGCGTTTTAGGCTCGGTTGGAGAACCAATCAATCAAGAAGCATGGCAATGGTATTATGACAATGTAGGTAAGGGTAATTCTCCTATTATTGATAGTTGGTGGCAAACTGAAACTGGAGGTATTTTAATTTCACCACTTGCAAATATTACAGAAAATCCAGCTACATATGCGACAAAACCTTTGCCAGGCATTGAAGTAGCATTACTCAATAATAAAGGAGATGAGATAACCTCTACAGATAAAAATGGAAATTTATGTATAAAAAAACCATGGCCATCAATGTTAAGAACAATATGGGGAGACCATGAAAGGTGCAAAGAAACATATTTTAATAGATTTCCTGGTTACTATTTTGCAGGAGACGGTGCTTATAAATCAAAATCTGGTAATTTTAGAATTACGGGTAGGGTAGATGATGTTATTAATGTCTCTGGGCACAGAATAGGCACAGCAGAGGTTGAGGATGTTATTAATTTACATAATTTAGTCTCAGAATCGGCAGTAATTGGCTACCCTCATGCGATAAAAGGGGAGGCTATTCAAGCATTTGTTATTATCTCTGAAACAGCTAATAATCTTACAGAAGAAATAATCAATTTAATTAAAGATCATATTGGTTCCTTTGCTAAACCTGACAAAATTACTATAGTTTCAGATTTACCTAAAACTAGATCTGGTAAAATAATGCGCAGAATTTTAAAGAAAATTGTTAGCAATTCAAGTGATTACGGCGATATCTCTACTTTAGTTAATCCTAACATTATAAAAGAATTAGAGGAGGCTTTATAA
- a CDS encoding polyprenyl synthetase family protein — protein sequence MHEQKKAKHNIEISDLKNLVSEDLKIIDNLLYKILSDKSDLIQLVVKNIFNAGGKRIRPLLTILCGKLFNYEKEELYYLASAVELIHTATLLHDDVIDGSKLRRGRETANYQHGNKTPILVGDFLFAESFKYMVNSKSLEALQTLAKASSIITQGEVKQLELIKNKTFSFKLYLEVIQAKTAELFGAAAKSAAVVANRSASEANILYEFAFNLGLAFQIIDDILDYSLESKNLGKNIGDDFYEQKITLPVILLYNNSSDNEKLELENIFNSEEATRDKLNYVLTELEHKDILKQCFNYAKNHIDKALNLLNNFPECKSREILKNICHITINRSF from the coding sequence ATGCACGAGCAAAAAAAAGCTAAACATAACATAGAAATATCCGACTTAAAAAACCTAGTTAGCGAAGATTTAAAAATCATAGATAACTTGTTGTATAAAATACTTTCAGACAAATCTGATTTAATTCAATTAGTTGTCAAAAACATTTTTAATGCGGGTGGAAAAAGAATAAGACCATTATTAACAATTTTATGTGGAAAGCTTTTTAACTACGAAAAAGAAGAATTATATTATTTAGCATCCGCAGTAGAGCTTATTCACACAGCCACATTATTGCATGACGATGTTATTGACGGTAGCAAATTAAGAAGAGGAAGAGAAACAGCTAATTATCAACATGGTAATAAGACACCTATATTGGTTGGTGATTTTTTATTTGCAGAAAGTTTTAAATATATGGTGAATAGCAAATCATTGGAAGCATTGCAAACTTTAGCTAAAGCATCATCCATAATAACTCAGGGTGAAGTTAAGCAGTTGGAATTAATCAAAAACAAGACTTTTTCATTTAAGCTTTATTTAGAAGTTATTCAGGCTAAAACCGCCGAATTATTTGGCGCTGCTGCAAAGTCTGCTGCTGTAGTTGCAAATAGAAGTGCAAGTGAAGCTAACATCTTGTATGAATTTGCTTTCAATCTTGGCTTAGCTTTTCAAATTATTGATGATATCCTTGATTATAGCTTAGAATCAAAAAATTTAGGAAAAAATATAGGAGATGACTTTTATGAGCAAAAAATCACTTTACCAGTAATTTTATTATATAATAACTCTAGTGATAACGAGAAGCTTGAATTAGAAAATATTTTTAATAGTGAAGAAGCTACCAGAGATAAGCTCAATTATGTTTTAACCGAATTAGAGCATAAGGATATTTTAAAACAATGTTTTAATTATGCTAAGAATCATATTGATAAAGCTCTAAATTTGTTGAATAATTTCCCTGAATGTAAAAGTAGAGAAATTCTAAAAAATATTTGTCATATCACCATTAACCGTAGCTTCTAA
- a CDS encoding 1-deoxy-D-xylulose-5-phosphate synthase, with product MQENSILDRINKPQDLKALSKEELTNLCEEVRDEIVNIVSKTGGHLGAGLGVIELTIALHYVFNAPDDKIIWDVGHQAYPHKLITERKKLMHTIRQKDGLSGFTKRAESIYDPFGAGHSSTSISAALGFAVANNLKQGKHKSIAVIGDGAMSAGMAYEAINNAGHVAHKNLIIILNDNDMSIDRPTGALSNYLAKLISSDGYLTIKNFAKDILDKLPEMLKNSVVIAKQRAKEVVTDSISGNNLFEHLGLNYIGPVDGHNLSDLIQILDNINNIEHDKPFLIHVVTKKGYGYKPAENSKDKYHGVVKFDIKTGEQNKKASKDSYTKVFAKQLIESAKKDDKILAITAAMPSGTGLDLFAKEFPHRCFDVGIAEQHAVTFAAGLACDGYKPYVAIYSTFLQRAYDQIIHDVAVQNLPVRFAIDRAGLVGADGATHAGSFDISYLINLPNFIVSAPSDEQELKNIIYTSTYYNNGPFAFRYPRGEVSGLTLKKAQKVEIGKANIIAEGNKILFLSLGTKLDVIKKVAKRLKQNKNLTTTIIDMRFAKPLDEDVLLARIPNHDIIVTIEDGAMGGFAAQINNFIFANNLQHQKQVKNFKLPDFFQDQASPEEMYKQAKLDDDSIYQSLAKIL from the coding sequence ATGCAAGAAAACAGCATATTAGATAGAATAAATAAACCTCAAGATTTAAAAGCTCTTTCTAAAGAGGAGCTTACAAATTTATGTGAAGAAGTAAGAGACGAAATTGTAAATATTGTTTCTAAAACTGGAGGTCATCTTGGTGCTGGTCTTGGCGTAATAGAATTAACCATAGCATTACATTATGTTTTCAATGCACCCGATGATAAAATTATATGGGATGTTGGCCATCAGGCTTATCCCCATAAATTAATAACTGAGAGAAAAAAACTTATGCATACTATAAGGCAGAAAGATGGTTTATCTGGTTTTACAAAAAGAGCAGAGTCTATATACGACCCTTTTGGAGCTGGGCACAGCTCCACCTCAATTTCCGCAGCATTAGGTTTTGCAGTAGCCAATAATTTAAAGCAGGGCAAACATAAATCTATAGCTGTAATCGGTGATGGTGCTATGTCGGCTGGTATGGCTTATGAAGCTATAAATAATGCTGGTCATGTGGCGCATAAAAATTTAATTATCATTTTAAATGATAATGATATGTCTATTGATAGACCAACGGGGGCATTAAGTAACTATCTAGCAAAGTTAATATCTTCAGATGGCTACCTAACTATTAAAAATTTTGCCAAAGACATATTAGATAAATTACCAGAAATGCTTAAAAATTCGGTGGTAATAGCAAAGCAAAGGGCAAAAGAAGTTGTTACAGACTCTATAAGTGGTAATAATTTATTTGAACATCTTGGTTTAAACTATATAGGTCCTGTAGATGGTCATAATTTAAGTGATTTAATTCAAATATTAGATAATATTAACAATATAGAGCATGATAAACCTTTTTTAATTCATGTTGTAACAAAAAAAGGTTATGGTTATAAACCGGCTGAAAATTCTAAGGATAAATATCATGGTGTAGTTAAATTTGATATTAAAACTGGTGAACAAAATAAAAAAGCAAGTAAAGATAGTTATACAAAGGTCTTTGCTAAACAACTAATTGAGTCTGCAAAGAAAGATGATAAAATACTCGCAATAACGGCCGCTATGCCCTCTGGTACTGGTTTAGATTTATTTGCTAAAGAATTTCCACATAGATGTTTTGACGTTGGTATTGCAGAACAACATGCAGTAACCTTTGCAGCGGGGCTTGCATGTGATGGTTATAAACCATATGTTGCTATATATTCCACTTTTTTACAAAGAGCTTATGATCAAATTATTCATGATGTTGCAGTGCAGAATTTGCCAGTGAGGTTTGCAATTGATAGAGCCGGCCTAGTTGGAGCCGATGGTGCGACACATGCTGGTAGTTTTGACATAAGCTATCTAATAAATTTACCAAACTTTATCGTCTCAGCCCCAAGTGATGAACAAGAGCTTAAAAATATTATTTACACTAGCACTTATTATAATAATGGACCATTTGCTTTTAGATACCCAAGAGGTGAAGTATCGGGCTTAACACTTAAAAAAGCACAAAAGGTAGAAATTGGTAAGGCTAATATAATAGCAGAAGGTAATAAAATTTTGTTTCTTTCTCTTGGCACTAAGTTGGATGTTATCAAGAAGGTAGCTAAAAGGTTAAAACAAAATAAGAATCTGACTACTACCATTATTGATATGCGTTTTGCTAAGCCATTAGACGAAGATGTTTTATTGGCACGAATTCCTAATCATGATATTATTGTAACCATTGAAGATGGTGCTATGGGTGGCTTTGCAGCGCAAATAAATAATTTTATCTTTGCTAATAATTTGCAACATCAAAAGCAGGTTAAAAACTTTAAGTTACCTGATTTTTTTCAAGATCAAGCAAGCCCTGAAGAGATGTATAAGCAGGCAAAACTAGATGATGATTCAATTTACCAGTCATTAGCAAAGATCTTATAA
- a CDS encoding RlmE family RNA methyltransferase: MSDKKQNFQKGFRQKFTKVKTAKGRRASSTRWLQRQLNDPFAILAKQENYRGRAAYKLIEIDNKFQLLKKSNLILDLGCAPGGWLQVIREKNNKAKLIGIDLIEIDPMDGVEFIQGDFTENSIKDKILALTNNNKIDLILSDIAPSTCGHKDTDHIRLINIIEDILLFLKANLKENGNFICKVFFGNELELLKKEYKKYFKKISFVKPESSRKESKEQFMICTNFKEVP; this comes from the coding sequence ATGAGCGATAAAAAACAAAATTTCCAGAAAGGATTTAGACAAAAATTCACAAAAGTAAAAACAGCAAAAGGAAGAAGGGCCTCTTCTACTAGGTGGTTACAAAGACAATTAAATGATCCTTTTGCAATCTTAGCTAAACAAGAGAATTATCGCGGTAGAGCTGCGTATAAATTAATTGAGATAGATAATAAATTTCAATTACTAAAAAAATCTAACTTAATCTTGGATTTAGGTTGTGCACCTGGTGGCTGGCTTCAAGTAATAAGAGAAAAAAACAATAAAGCTAAGCTGATAGGCATAGACTTAATTGAAATTGATCCTATGGATGGTGTTGAATTTATCCAGGGTGATTTTACTGAGAATAGCATTAAAGATAAAATATTAGCTTTAACTAATAATAATAAAATAGATTTAATTTTATCAGATATTGCGCCGTCCACATGTGGTCATAAAGATACCGATCATATTAGACTAATTAACATTATTGAAGATATATTATTATTTTTAAAAGCTAATTTAAAAGAAAATGGCAACTTTATATGCAAAGTGTTTTTTGGTAACGAATTAGAACTTTTAAAAAAGGAATATAAAAAATATTTTAAAAAGATAAGCTTTGTCAAGCCAGAATCATCTAGAAAAGAGTCAAAAGAGCAATTTATGATTTGCACCAACTTCAAAGAAGTACCTTAA
- a CDS encoding nitronate monooxygenase: MLKGLKSLNLSGRETLPIIEGGKGVSVSNGTSAGYFAKYGAIGTFSGVNADKIDKNGNKVPLVYRGKTRVERHEELMDYSINSAIDQAKIANDVAGGNGRIHMNMLWEAAGTERIIHGVMEKAKGLIHGITCGAGMPYRLGPLAERYGFYYYPIVSSMRAFRALWKRSYQKHAEFLGGVVYEDPWKAGGHNGLSNAEDPHVAEDPYPRVAEIRKFLNEIGQEHTPIIMAGGVWHIEDYSDWLDNKEIGNIAFQFGTRPIVTTENPAPKSWKDKLLQLTEGDVFLNRYSPTGFYSSAVDNNFIKELRGRSERQVAYSSKAENGFSADVKYGARGRSIYVHPDNLESCLGWIKEGYTEILKTPDETAIFLTKEKAYEINKDQIDCMGCLTACKFSNWYNNEEHKFTTGKKPDPRSYCIQKTLKNIITEGDVDNELMFAGHNAFKFAKDSYYDNGFIPTTKQLLERIMQGK, from the coding sequence TTGTTGAAAGGATTAAAATCGTTAAATTTATCAGGTAGAGAAACCCTACCTATAATAGAAGGTGGAAAAGGAGTCTCAGTTAGTAATGGAACTAGCGCTGGATATTTTGCCAAATATGGAGCTATTGGAACCTTCTCAGGGGTCAATGCAGATAAAATAGATAAGAATGGTAATAAAGTACCATTAGTCTATAGAGGAAAAACTAGAGTAGAGCGTCATGAAGAATTGATGGATTATTCAATAAATTCAGCAATTGACCAAGCAAAAATCGCAAATGATGTAGCTGGTGGTAATGGCAGAATACATATGAATATGCTTTGGGAAGCAGCTGGTACTGAAAGAATTATTCATGGTGTCATGGAAAAAGCTAAAGGTTTAATACATGGTATAACTTGTGGAGCTGGTATGCCTTATAGGTTAGGACCTCTTGCTGAAAGATATGGTTTTTATTACTATCCTATTGTTTCATCCATGCGCGCATTTAGAGCTTTGTGGAAAAGGTCATATCAAAAGCATGCTGAATTTTTAGGAGGTGTTGTATATGAAGATCCATGGAAAGCTGGTGGTCATAATGGTTTATCTAATGCTGAAGATCCACATGTAGCTGAGGATCCATATCCAAGAGTTGCTGAAATTAGAAAATTTTTAAATGAAATAGGACAAGAGCATACACCTATTATCATGGCAGGTGGTGTTTGGCACATTGAAGATTACAGTGATTGGCTTGATAATAAAGAAATTGGCAATATAGCTTTTCAATTTGGCACTAGACCAATAGTTACAACAGAAAATCCGGCTCCAAAAAGCTGGAAAGACAAATTATTACAACTAACAGAAGGTGATGTATTTTTAAATCGTTACAGCCCTACAGGTTTTTATTCCTCTGCAGTTGATAATAACTTTATTAAAGAGTTACGTGGTAGATCAGAAAGACAGGTTGCTTATTCAAGTAAAGCTGAAAATGGTTTTTCCGCAGATGTAAAATATGGTGCAAGAGGAAGATCTATTTATGTTCACCCTGATAATTTAGAAAGTTGTTTAGGCTGGATAAAAGAAGGTTATACGGAAATATTAAAAACTCCTGATGAAACTGCTATATTTTTAACTAAAGAAAAAGCTTACGAAATCAACAAAGACCAAATTGATTGTATGGGTTGCTTAACTGCATGTAAGTTTAGTAATTGGTATAATAATGAAGAACATAAATTCACTACAGGAAAAAAGCCAGATCCAAGAAGCTACTGTATCCAAAAAACTCTAAAAAATATTATCACTGAAGGTGATGTTGATAATGAGCTAATGTTTGCAGGGCATAATGCTTTTAAATTTGCTAAAGATTCCTATTATGATAATGGCTTTATACCCACTACAAAACAATTATTAGAGCGTATTATGCAAGGAAAATAA
- the lnt gene encoding apolipoprotein N-acyltransferase: MISKKYIEFFKPQKNSLFLLFLGLLTVLLFSPFYLFFVGFFIFSIFVIALYKTKSLEEFYNNSFYFFVGFYLSNFYWISFSFLINKNYIYFFPIVFVLIPIFLALFSLLFLTILPYLKFRYKLSLLEFYFFFSFFYFLHEILRANIIPLVNLQGLPWNLMGYSFFYNKIIVQSASIFGVYGLTIIAIYVFTLPALLYQFRKLKHIFCSVFTFVIILGALNYYGFNHLVKNQQKDNDFTISLIHTNMKTHHGFDQEVIKNNVDKIIANINVAKKSDLAILAEGMIPYATYENHNPIFEYILEHSNRKYENIILASPRAKLNEGDYKFYNSLFVISKNAKVKDYYDKLNLVPFGEYNPYFKMLPVLVASSGFTAGIKPYPLLSIEDKLKAVPLICYDGIFSGRFNQEGDFLINITNDIWFTRKVNNINISVAPWQHFDLIRMRAIEEGKPLVRVANYGVTAVTDSFGNVIDSISFNDEEMVKQVSLPSKLTERTIFNQYRNLPVLLFTLINFLMLIIYLKRRRL, encoded by the coding sequence ATGATTAGTAAAAAATATATAGAATTTTTCAAACCGCAAAAGAATTCATTATTTTTACTTTTTCTTGGTTTACTAACTGTATTATTATTTTCGCCTTTTTATCTGTTTTTTGTAGGTTTTTTTATTTTCTCTATCTTTGTTATAGCGTTATATAAAACTAAATCTCTTGAAGAATTTTATAATAATAGTTTTTATTTTTTCGTAGGTTTTTACTTAAGCAATTTTTATTGGATTTCATTTTCATTCTTAATCAACAAAAACTATATTTATTTTTTTCCTATAGTTTTTGTGCTTATACCTATTTTTCTTGCTTTATTTTCATTGTTATTTTTAACAATTTTACCTTATCTAAAATTTAGATATAAACTTTCATTATTAGAGTTCTATTTTTTCTTTAGCTTTTTTTATTTTTTACACGAGATTTTGCGAGCAAATATCATACCTTTGGTAAATTTACAAGGGTTACCATGGAACTTAATGGGTTACAGTTTTTTTTATAATAAAATTATAGTTCAATCAGCTTCAATATTTGGTGTGTATGGTTTAACAATAATTGCCATATATGTCTTTACCCTACCCGCTTTATTATATCAATTTAGGAAGTTAAAGCATATTTTTTGTAGTGTTTTCACCTTTGTAATAATATTAGGTGCACTAAACTATTATGGTTTTAATCATTTAGTTAAAAATCAACAAAAAGATAATGACTTCACAATATCATTAATTCATACAAATATGAAAACTCATCATGGTTTTGACCAAGAGGTAATAAAAAATAATGTAGATAAAATCATCGCAAACATAAATGTTGCTAAAAAAAGTGATTTAGCAATTTTAGCAGAAGGTATGATTCCTTATGCAACATATGAAAATCACAACCCTATTTTTGAATATATATTGGAGCATAGTAACAGAAAATATGAGAACATCATTTTAGCATCGCCAAGAGCTAAACTAAATGAAGGTGATTACAAATTCTATAATAGTTTATTTGTCATTTCTAAAAATGCCAAGGTTAAGGATTATTATGACAAATTAAACTTAGTCCCTTTTGGAGAATATAATCCATACTTCAAGATGCTACCTGTTTTAGTTGCAAGTAGTGGCTTTACTGCCGGCATTAAACCATATCCATTATTATCAATTGAAGATAAATTAAAAGCTGTACCATTAATTTGTTATGATGGCATATTCTCTGGTAGATTTAATCAAGAAGGAGATTTTCTAATTAATATTACTAATGACATTTGGTTTACTAGGAAAGTTAATAACATAAATATCTCTGTAGCACCATGGCAGCATTTTGATTTAATTAGAATGAGAGCAATAGAAGAAGGTAAGCCCTTAGTAAGAGTCGCAAATTATGGGGTAACAGCTGTTACAGACAGTTTTGGTAATGTAATTGATAGTATCAGCTTTAATGATGAGGAAATGGTAAAGCAAGTAAGCCTACCAAGCAAATTGACAGAAAGAACAATATTTAACCAATATCGTAATTTGCCGGTTCTGCTTTTTACATTAATAAATTTTCTGATGTTAATAATTTATCTAAAAAGAAGAAGATTATAG
- a CDS encoding HlyC/CorC family transporter — MEEGSGETGVPRKVKKKFNIIKLFFGKKDKTSLSDTIVDYVEENESQKIGAEEKEILLNAVNFTDTIVEEVMVPRSDIVAINVKSNLAELKELFLNKGYTRIPLFDENLDNIKGFVHIKDILPYFEASKEIKIEKLTRKALFVPPSMKIVDLAYKMRNVSTRLAIVVDEYGGTDGLITMEDLMDEIVGEVEENEIISLESNFFEVSARARIIDIEEKLKIKLYSDDKEEDDYDTLGGLIASISQKIPKTGEIIKHNFGIKFHIKDAASRYIKKVIIELPNND; from the coding sequence ATGGAAGAAGGTTCAGGAGAAACGGGTGTTCCCCGAAAAGTTAAAAAGAAGTTTAATATTATAAAGTTGTTTTTTGGCAAAAAAGATAAGACTTCGCTATCCGACACTATTGTCGATTATGTTGAAGAGAATGAATCACAAAAAATTGGCGCTGAAGAAAAAGAGATATTGCTAAATGCGGTTAACTTTACAGATACAATTGTAGAAGAGGTAATGGTACCTAGGTCTGATATTGTTGCAATCAATGTAAAATCTAATCTAGCAGAATTGAAAGAATTATTCTTAAATAAGGGTTATACGAGAATTCCATTATTTGATGAAAATCTAGATAATATAAAAGGATTTGTTCATATTAAAGATATTTTGCCATATTTCGAGGCAAGCAAAGAAATAAAAATAGAAAAATTAACGCGTAAAGCATTATTTGTTCCACCTTCTATGAAGATTGTTGATCTTGCTTATAAAATGCGAAATGTTAGTACAAGATTAGCTATAGTGGTAGATGAGTATGGCGGTACTGACGGTTTAATAACAATGGAAGACTTAATGGATGAAATTGTTGGAGAAGTTGAAGAAAATGAAATTATTTCACTAGAATCAAATTTTTTTGAAGTAAGTGCAAGAGCAAGAATAATTGATATTGAAGAAAAGCTTAAAATAAAACTTTATTCTGATGATAAAGAAGAAGATGATTATGATACTTTAGGAGGTTTAATAGCCTCAATCTCACAAAAAATCCCAAAAACTGGAGAAATCATTAAGCATAATTTTGGAATTAAGTTTCATATTAAGGACGCTGCAAGTAGATATATTAAAAAAGTAATAATAGAATTACCTAATAATGATTAG